In Sphingomonas psychrotolerans, the following proteins share a genomic window:
- a CDS encoding alpha/beta fold hydrolase: MTDTHLTAPTRFVELDGDRFAYRRWGNVASGQPPLFFLQHFRGGMDNWDPAMTDGLAAGREVILYNGRGVASSTGNPRNRIEDMADDAAAFLRALGLATVDVVGFSLGGMQAQDLTLRHPDLVRKLMLLGTGPRGGTISSDPGVLQHATQAVPTVENFLYLFFGRSQAAIEAGRAFWARRHQRADQDAPSSPEAMQAQIESNVAWLSPLDTVAPFAHLKAIKQPTFILNGNDDVMIPTINSYAMAQAIPNAQLILYPDAGHGAHFQYPERFLAHAIEFLDRA; encoded by the coding sequence ATGACCGACACGCACCTGACTGCACCCACCCGCTTCGTCGAGCTTGATGGCGATCGCTTCGCCTATCGCCGCTGGGGCAATGTCGCGAGCGGGCAGCCGCCCTTGTTCTTCCTCCAGCATTTCCGCGGCGGCATGGACAATTGGGATCCGGCAATGACTGATGGCCTCGCTGCCGGCCGCGAAGTGATCCTGTACAATGGCCGGGGCGTCGCCTCGTCGACCGGCAACCCGCGCAACCGGATCGAGGACATGGCCGACGATGCCGCCGCCTTTCTGCGCGCGCTGGGCCTGGCGACGGTCGATGTGGTCGGCTTTTCGCTCGGCGGGATGCAGGCGCAGGACCTGACGCTGCGTCACCCCGATCTCGTCCGCAAGCTGATGCTGCTCGGCACCGGGCCGCGTGGCGGCACCATTAGTTCCGATCCCGGCGTGCTGCAGCATGCGACTCAGGCGGTGCCGACGGTCGAGAACTTCCTGTACCTGTTCTTCGGCCGTTCCCAGGCGGCGATCGAGGCTGGCCGTGCGTTCTGGGCCCGTCGACACCAGCGGGCAGACCAGGATGCCCCGAGTTCGCCCGAGGCGATGCAGGCGCAGATTGAGTCCAATGTCGCTTGGCTCTCCCCGCTCGATACCGTGGCGCCGTTCGCGCATCTAAAGGCGATCAAGCAGCCGACGTTCATCCTGAACGGCAATGACGATGTGATGATCCCGACGATCAATTCCTACGCGATGGCGCAGGCGATCCCGAATGCGCAACTGATCCTGTACCCCGACGCGGGCCATGGCGCGCACTTCCAATATCCCGAGCGCTTCCTGGCCCACGCCATCGAGTTCCTCGATCGCGCGTGA
- a CDS encoding NADP-dependent oxidoreductase, producing the protein MKAYILDRYGKGQALRAGDWPDPFAGPGEVLVEIHAAALNVLDLKIRDGAFKPILPYRPPFLLGHDLAGVVVGVGAGVTRFKSGDEVYARPRDLRIGAFAERITVAEADLALKPTTLSMAEAASLPLVALTAWQMLVDRAQVKPGQKVLIHAGSGGVGTIAIQLAKHLGATVATTTSAGNADLVRALGADVVIDYKTQDFAALLSDYDVAINSLEGDTLQRSLQVLKPGGKLISISGPPDPAFAREQGMNWVLQQLMRMLSSGIRRKAARRQVDYSFLFMHASGDQLAKIAALVDAGTIRPVVDRTFAFDALDEAMEYLGTGRAKGKVILTR; encoded by the coding sequence ATGAAAGCCTATATTCTCGATCGATATGGCAAAGGACAGGCATTGCGAGCGGGCGACTGGCCCGATCCGTTCGCCGGCCCCGGCGAGGTGCTGGTGGAGATCCATGCCGCCGCGCTCAACGTCCTCGACCTCAAGATCCGCGACGGCGCGTTCAAGCCGATCTTGCCCTACCGGCCGCCCTTCTTGCTGGGTCACGATCTGGCTGGCGTAGTTGTCGGCGTCGGCGCGGGCGTAACCCGCTTCAAGAGCGGCGACGAAGTCTATGCACGTCCGCGCGACTTGCGGATCGGCGCATTCGCCGAGCGGATCACGGTGGCAGAGGCGGACCTTGCGCTAAAGCCGACCACCCTGTCGATGGCAGAGGCGGCGTCGCTGCCGCTGGTCGCGCTCACCGCGTGGCAGATGCTGGTCGATCGTGCGCAGGTCAAGCCGGGGCAGAAAGTGCTGATCCATGCCGGCTCGGGCGGCGTCGGCACCATCGCGATCCAGCTCGCCAAACATCTTGGCGCGACAGTCGCGACCACGACCAGCGCGGGGAATGCCGATCTGGTACGCGCATTGGGCGCCGATGTCGTCATCGACTACAAGACTCAGGATTTTGCGGCACTGCTGTCCGACTATGATGTCGCGATCAACAGCCTCGAAGGGGACACGCTGCAACGCTCGTTGCAGGTGCTGAAACCCGGCGGCAAGCTAATCTCGATCTCCGGGCCGCCCGATCCCGCCTTCGCGCGCGAACAGGGGATGAACTGGGTTCTGCAACAGCTGATGCGGATGTTGAGCTCCGGCATCCGTCGCAAAGCAGCGCGTCGACAGGTCGACTACTCGTTCCTGTTCATGCACGCCTCTGGCGATCAGCTCGCGAAGATCGCCGCGCTGGTTGATGCCGGCACGATCCGTCCGGTTGTCGACCGCACCTTTGCCTTCGACGCGCTCGACGAGGCGATGGAGTATCTCGGGACCGGCCGCGCGAAGGGCAAGGTCATCCTCACGCGCTGA
- a CDS encoding alpha/beta fold hydrolase yields the protein MAAESFSVTPNRTITVDGTSFAYRDMGPRTGIPILLLNHLGATLDNFDPRIVDGLAQHHRVVAFDNRGIGASGGSTSRDVAAMARDVVAFIHALGLPQVDLFGFSLGGFVAQQVALDAPALVRRMILTGTGPAGGVGMDKVTGITLRAMLKGALTLQDPKVYLFFTRTPNGRRAARDFIARLKERKADRDKPLALPSFGRQLTAIKRWARQAPQDLSVITHPTFVANGDDDLMVPTENSRDLARRIPGARLVIYDDAGHGGIFQHHKAFVPAALDFLR from the coding sequence ATGGCCGCCGAATCGTTCAGCGTCACGCCCAACCGCACCATCACAGTGGACGGTACGTCGTTCGCGTATCGCGACATGGGGCCCCGCACTGGTATTCCGATCCTCCTCCTCAACCATCTGGGCGCCACGCTGGACAATTTCGATCCGCGCATTGTCGACGGGTTGGCGCAGCATCATCGCGTCGTTGCGTTCGACAATCGCGGGATTGGTGCATCCGGCGGGTCGACTTCGCGGGATGTGGCCGCAATGGCGCGCGACGTGGTCGCCTTCATCCACGCCCTTGGCCTCCCGCAGGTTGACCTGTTCGGCTTCTCGCTCGGCGGCTTCGTCGCCCAGCAGGTGGCACTGGACGCGCCGGCGCTGGTCCGCCGGATGATCCTGACCGGCACCGGCCCTGCGGGCGGTGTGGGGATGGACAAGGTTACGGGCATCACGCTGCGCGCGATGCTGAAGGGCGCGCTGACCCTCCAGGACCCCAAGGTCTATCTGTTTTTCACGCGCACCCCCAACGGTCGCCGCGCCGCGCGCGACTTCATCGCCCGGCTCAAGGAGCGCAAGGCCGATCGCGACAAGCCCCTCGCACTCCCCTCGTTCGGCCGCCAGTTGACCGCGATCAAGCGCTGGGCGCGGCAAGCACCGCAAGACCTGTCCGTCATCACGCATCCGACGTTCGTCGCAAATGGCGACGACGATCTTATGGTGCCGACCGAGAATTCGCGCGACCTGGCCCGCCGTATCCCCGGCGCCAGGCTCGTCATCTACGACGATGCCGGACACGGCGGCATCTTCCAGCATCACAAAGCCTTCGTTCCCGCCGCGCTCGATTTCCTGCGCTGA
- a CDS encoding SDR family NAD(P)-dependent oxidoreductase: protein MTKNTVLITGASTGIGATYADRFARRGHNLVLVARDRQRMEALASSLRQETGASIDIIAADLTRPEDLLTVEVRLRDDATIGTLVNNAGAAISGPFETQSTDAVAQLVALNTTSLLRLTSAVAPRFVAAGEGAIVNVSSVVGLAPEFAMAVYGATKAFVLFLSQSLAGELGAKGVYVQAVLPSATRTEIWSRAGLNEGALPAVMEVGDLVDAALVGFDRRETVTIPPLQDGSLWEAFNTARQAMLPGFAASQSADRYRTAFPT from the coding sequence GTGACCAAGAATACCGTCCTCATCACCGGCGCATCGACCGGAATCGGCGCTACTTATGCCGACCGGTTCGCGCGTCGCGGCCACAACCTGGTGCTGGTCGCGCGCGACCGTCAACGCATGGAGGCACTCGCCAGCTCGCTGCGTCAGGAAACCGGCGCTTCGATCGACATCATCGCCGCGGACCTGACCCGGCCCGAGGACCTTCTGACCGTTGAAGTCCGGCTGCGTGACGACGCGACGATCGGCACGCTCGTCAACAATGCCGGCGCGGCGATCAGCGGGCCTTTCGAGACGCAATCGACCGATGCGGTGGCGCAGTTGGTGGCGCTCAACACCACCTCGTTGCTGCGCCTGACCAGCGCCGTCGCACCGCGTTTCGTGGCAGCGGGCGAAGGCGCGATCGTGAACGTCAGCTCGGTCGTGGGGCTGGCACCGGAGTTTGCGATGGCGGTCTATGGCGCGACGAAGGCATTCGTGCTGTTCCTGTCTCAAAGCTTGGCAGGCGAGCTGGGTGCCAAAGGCGTCTATGTGCAAGCCGTGCTCCCCTCCGCCACGCGCACCGAGATCTGGTCGCGGGCCGGGTTGAACGAAGGGGCGCTGCCGGCCGTGATGGAAGTCGGAGACCTGGTCGACGCGGCGCTCGTCGGGTTCGACCGGCGCGAGACCGTGACGATTCCGCCGTTGCAGGACGGCAGCCTGTGGGAAGCGTTCAACACCGCGCGGCAAGCGATGTTGCCCGGGTTCGCTGCGTCTCAGTCCGCAGACCGGTACCGTACCGCCTTTCCGACGTAA
- a CDS encoding inositol-3-phosphate synthase, with protein MKSINIAIVGVGNCASSLVQGLSHYRDGANDTVGLMHWDLGGYRPSDIHVVAAWDVDARKVGKDVAEAIFAKPNCTAVFCESIESTGATVQMGRILDGVAEHMADYNDDRTFIVAKDREATKEEVIAVLRATKTDVLMNYLPVGSQEASEFYAECALEAGVAFVNNIPVFIASNPEWADRFTAAGVPIIGDDIKAQLGATIVHRVLTDLFAKRGVKLERTYQLNTGGNTDFLNMSNHRRLASKKISKTEAVQSVAAERLEDENVHIGPSDYVPWQNDNKVCFLRMEGSMFGNVPMNLELRLSVEDSPNSAGVAIDMIRCAKLAKDRGLGGPIDAASAYFCKHPRTQMTDDLAQTAVESFIAAA; from the coding sequence ATGAAGAGCATCAACATCGCGATCGTAGGCGTCGGCAACTGCGCCAGTTCCCTCGTCCAGGGTCTTTCGCATTATCGCGACGGCGCCAACGACACGGTCGGCCTGATGCATTGGGACCTCGGCGGCTACCGCCCCAGCGACATCCATGTCGTCGCTGCCTGGGACGTCGACGCGCGCAAGGTCGGCAAGGACGTGGCCGAGGCGATCTTCGCCAAGCCCAATTGTACCGCGGTGTTCTGCGAGAGCATCGAATCCACCGGCGCCACGGTCCAGATGGGCCGCATCCTCGACGGCGTCGCCGAGCACATGGCCGACTATAACGACGATCGTACCTTCATCGTCGCCAAGGATCGCGAGGCCACCAAGGAAGAAGTCATCGCGGTGCTCCGCGCCACCAAGACCGACGTGCTGATGAACTACCTCCCCGTCGGGTCGCAGGAAGCCAGCGAATTTTACGCCGAGTGCGCGCTCGAAGCCGGCGTCGCCTTCGTCAACAACATTCCCGTGTTCATCGCCAGCAACCCCGAATGGGCCGATCGCTTCACTGCCGCCGGCGTGCCGATCATCGGCGACGACATCAAGGCGCAGCTCGGCGCGACGATCGTCCACCGCGTGCTGACCGACCTGTTCGCCAAGCGCGGCGTCAAGCTCGAGCGGACCTACCAGCTCAACACCGGCGGCAACACCGACTTCCTCAACATGTCGAACCACCGCCGCCTCGCCTCGAAGAAAATCTCGAAGACCGAGGCGGTCCAGTCGGTCGCGGCCGAACGTCTCGAGGACGAGAACGTCCATATCGGCCCGTCGGATTACGTGCCGTGGCAGAACGACAACAAGGTCTGCTTCCTGCGCATGGAAGGCTCGATGTTCGGCAACGTGCCGATGAACCTCGAGCTGCGCCTTTCGGTCGAGGATTCGCCCAACAGCGCCGGCGTCGCGATCGACATGATCCGCTGCGCCAAGCTCGCCAAGGATCGCGGCCTCGGCGGCCCGATCGACGCCGCCTCGGCCTATTTCTGCAAGCATCCGCGCACCCAGATGACCGACGACCTCGCACAGACCGCGGTCGAGTCCTTCATCGCCGCCGCCTGA
- a CDS encoding alkene reductase: MTDYNLFQPYSLGDLQLANRVVMSPLTRNRAGAGLVPTEMMAEYYAQRADAGVIISEATQISRQGQGYQDTPGIYTPEQIDGWRKVTDAVHAKGGRMIAQLWHVGRVSHVDLQEGGAAPVAPSAIQPNAQTFVNNGFAPVSPPRALELDEIPGIVEEYRQAAANAIAAGFDGVEVHAGNGYLLDQFAKDGANTRTDAYGGSIENRARLVVEVTAVVAAQVGAARTGIRLSPISMANDIATSDPQAQFDYLVDQLDTLKIAYIHVFEVPTQVAPFDYVGLRRRFSGSYIANQGYDRERAIAAIAEGRANLVAFGRPFIANPDLVERMKRGVPLAEVDPSTLYGGGAKGYTDYPVATAPAVAG; this comes from the coding sequence ATGACCGATTACAACTTGTTCCAGCCTTATAGCCTTGGCGACCTGCAGCTCGCCAACCGAGTGGTGATGTCGCCGCTTACCCGCAATCGCGCCGGTGCCGGGCTCGTCCCGACCGAAATGATGGCGGAATATTATGCGCAGCGCGCCGATGCGGGCGTGATCATTTCCGAAGCGACGCAGATCTCGCGGCAGGGCCAAGGCTATCAGGACACGCCAGGGATCTACACGCCCGAACAGATCGACGGGTGGCGCAAGGTGACCGACGCCGTCCATGCCAAGGGCGGACGGATGATCGCGCAGCTGTGGCATGTCGGCCGCGTCAGCCATGTCGACCTCCAGGAAGGCGGCGCGGCCCCGGTGGCACCCTCTGCGATTCAGCCAAATGCGCAGACCTTCGTCAACAACGGCTTCGCGCCCGTCTCGCCCCCCCGCGCCCTGGAGCTGGACGAAATCCCCGGCATCGTCGAGGAGTACCGCCAGGCCGCCGCCAATGCGATCGCCGCCGGCTTTGACGGTGTCGAGGTGCACGCGGGCAACGGCTATCTGCTCGATCAGTTCGCCAAGGATGGCGCCAACACCCGCACCGACGCCTATGGCGGCTCGATCGAGAACCGCGCGCGCCTGGTTGTGGAAGTGACTGCGGTGGTGGCGGCGCAGGTGGGTGCAGCCCGCACCGGTATTCGCCTGTCGCCGATCTCGATGGCCAATGACATCGCCACCAGCGATCCGCAGGCCCAGTTCGACTATCTCGTCGACCAGCTCGACACGCTGAAAATCGCCTATATCCATGTATTCGAAGTGCCGACCCAGGTTGCGCCGTTCGATTATGTGGGGCTGCGCCGGCGCTTTTCGGGCAGCTACATCGCGAACCAGGGCTATGACCGTGAACGTGCCATCGCGGCGATCGCTGAAGGCAGGGCCAATCTTGTCGCGTTCGGACGGCCCTTCATCGCCAACCCGGATCTGGTCGAACGGATGAAGCGCGGCGTGCCGCTGGCCGAGGTCGATCCGTCGACGCTCTACGGCGGCGGGGCAAAGGGCTATACCGATTATCCCGTGGCGACTGCTCCGGCAGTGGCTGGCTGA
- a CDS encoding transposase, whose protein sequence is MTVFSRRLTRGKLLEFFAGQRRCAVALEACGGAHHRARGLDKGSPCAADPVKPFVKRHKNDAIDAEGICAAQRPDMRFVR, encoded by the coding sequence GTGACGGTTTTCAGCCGCAGGTTGACGCGTGGCAAGCTGCTCGAATTCTTCGCAGGACAGCGGCGTTGCGCGGTGGCGCTGGAGGCATGTGGCGGCGCGCATCACCGGGCACGCGGGCTGGACAAGGGGTCACCATGTGCGGCTGATCCCGTCAAGCCGTTCGTGAAGCGGCACAAGAACGATGCGATCGATGCGGAGGGGATCTGCGCAGCGCAGCGTCCCGACATGCGCTTTGTGCGGTAA
- a CDS encoding winged helix-turn-helix transcriptional regulator produces the protein MAGALEVIGDRWALLLIRDLSFGMGRYDELRASTNIPPATLAARLKHLVETGIVERTRYQERPPRDEYRLTDKGRDLWKVTLSLREWGDRWDASGFGVPMETVDLKTGHSLHLALVDDETGEVVPFERATLRPGPGADDTVRRLLGSG, from the coding sequence ATGGCCGGCGCGCTGGAGGTGATCGGGGACCGCTGGGCGTTGTTGCTGATCCGCGATCTGTCATTCGGGATGGGCCGCTATGACGAGCTGCGCGCCAGCACGAACATCCCGCCAGCCACGCTCGCGGCGCGGTTGAAGCATCTCGTCGAGACAGGGATCGTCGAACGCACCCGCTATCAGGAACGGCCCCCGCGCGACGAATATCGGCTGACCGACAAGGGGCGCGACCTGTGGAAGGTTACCCTGTCGCTACGCGAATGGGGCGACCGATGGGATGCGAGCGGTTTTGGCGTACCGATGGAAACGGTGGACCTTAAAACCGGGCATTCGCTGCACCTCGCGCTTGTGGACGACGAAACCGGCGAGGTGGTGCCATTCGAGCGGGCGACACTACGCCCAGGGCCCGGTGCCGACGATACTGTACGGCGCCTGCTCGGATCGGGATAG
- a CDS encoding CDP-alcohol phosphatidyltransferase family protein: protein MTIPPPDGSRDRRIEDPTNLWIIHPAGRRLLPWFIARGISANAVSVLGLILGALAAAAYSNWSSWPFAFLGLLFSIGWLVADGLDGMIARATGTASALGRTLDGICDHGVFALLYLVLAFSVGTREGWILAIAAGVLHAIQSSLYEGERARFHRRCRGIAAAPPAPNRNPLVQLYDSVAGSVDRIAFRFDEMLRRTPDPATFGQSYGARAAAPLGLMRLLTANARVVAIFLACLAADPRLFWWFEIVPLTAVLIAGLAWHRTIEIRLLRSAGAASQPSSQSPIQRT, encoded by the coding sequence ATGACAATTCCTCCGCCGGACGGGTCGCGGGATCGCCGGATCGAGGATCCGACCAACCTCTGGATCATTCACCCGGCAGGCCGGCGCCTGCTTCCCTGGTTCATAGCGCGTGGCATCTCGGCCAATGCGGTCTCGGTGCTCGGCCTGATTCTCGGCGCGCTCGCCGCCGCCGCTTACTCCAATTGGTCGTCCTGGCCCTTCGCCTTTCTCGGCTTGCTGTTCTCGATCGGCTGGCTGGTCGCCGACGGACTCGACGGGATGATCGCGCGCGCGACCGGCACCGCCAGCGCGCTCGGCCGTACGCTCGACGGCATCTGCGATCACGGTGTGTTTGCCCTTCTCTATCTGGTCCTCGCTTTCTCGGTCGGCACGCGCGAGGGCTGGATCCTCGCCATTGCCGCCGGCGTGCTCCACGCCATCCAGTCCAGCCTCTACGAAGGCGAGCGCGCCCGCTTCCATCGCCGCTGCAGGGGGATCGCCGCGGCGCCGCCGGCGCCGAACCGCAATCCGCTGGTCCAACTTTACGATTCCGTCGCCGGCAGCGTCGATCGCATCGCCTTCCGCTTCGACGAAATGCTGCGTCGCACCCCCGATCCCGCGACGTTCGGCCAGTCCTATGGCGCGCGCGCCGCCGCGCCGCTGGGGCTGATGCGGCTGCTCACTGCCAATGCCCGGGTCGTCGCGATCTTCCTCGCCTGCCTCGCCGCCGATCCGCGGCTGTTCTGGTGGTTCGAGATCGTCCCGCTCACCGCAGTGCTCATCGCCGGCCTGGCGTGGCACCGCACCATCGAAATCCGTCTCCTGCGCAGCGCAGGAGCGGCATCCCAACCATCGTCGCAATCACCCATCCAGAGGACGTGA
- a CDS encoding phosphocholine cytidylyltransferase family protein — translation MITTAVLLAAGEGSRLRSAAASKPLCHVGGRALIDHAITGFAAAGLARVVVVLGYEAERIEAHLAAGRWPVAVETVRTADYRQPNGVSVLAAEHALAGEEAVLAMCDHLVDPALYARVAQSGAGCGARLAIDRRITSDLVDLDDVTCVRTEGEAIVAIGKHLEGYDCFDTGVFAIGPGLFAALSSLESPSLTEGMRVLAEHGAALTIDCSDLDWIDVDDPAALDKAEHWLRAA, via the coding sequence GTGATCACCACCGCCGTCCTGCTCGCCGCGGGCGAAGGCAGCCGCCTTCGTTCCGCGGCGGCGTCCAAGCCGCTGTGCCATGTCGGCGGGCGCGCGCTGATCGATCATGCGATCACCGGTTTCGCCGCAGCGGGGCTGGCGCGGGTGGTGGTGGTGCTCGGCTACGAGGCAGAGCGGATCGAGGCGCATCTTGCCGCGGGCCGCTGGCCGGTCGCCGTCGAGACGGTTCGCACCGCCGACTATCGCCAGCCCAACGGCGTCTCGGTGCTCGCGGCCGAACACGCTTTGGCAGGCGAGGAAGCCGTGCTGGCGATGTGCGACCATCTTGTCGATCCCGCGCTCTATGCGCGCGTCGCTCAGTCCGGCGCGGGCTGCGGCGCGCGCCTCGCGATCGACCGTCGCATCACCAGCGACCTCGTCGACCTCGACGACGTCACTTGCGTGCGCACCGAAGGCGAAGCCATCGTCGCGATCGGCAAGCATCTCGAGGGCTATGACTGCTTCGACACCGGCGTCTTCGCGATCGGCCCCGGCCTGTTCGCCGCGCTGAGCAGCCTCGAATCGCCCTCGCTCACCGAAGGCATGCGGGTGCTGGCGGAGCACGGCGCGGCGCTCACCATCGACTGCAGCGACCTCGACTGGATCGACGTCGACGATCCTGCTGCTCTAGACAAGGCGGAGCATTGGTTGCGCGCCGCCTGA
- a CDS encoding transposase yields the protein MFPTRDLVVRQRTQLINAIRGHLTEYGWVAPRGTAHMTLPADMLDDEEIASTLPAAALPLFRLMVDLLAELDKRIATLDREIARRAKEDEAARRLMTIPGIGPIAATAMLARKPRMQRRRGRRRIEGGYGTTVGETGPEEPVTGRAPSRRAKLIWIRSANSHTGPQLWRCSSRPEQMTATDYGPTCPDLPLASEGAFTEVRQQSVGSG from the coding sequence GTGTTCCCCACGCGCGACCTGGTGGTGCGCCAGCGGACCCAGCTCATCAACGCGATCCGGGGTCACCTGACGGAATATGGCTGGGTGGCACCGCGCGGCACGGCGCACATGACCCTGCCCGCCGATATGCTCGACGACGAGGAGATCGCGTCGACCTTGCCTGCGGCGGCGCTGCCGCTGTTCAGGCTCATGGTCGACCTGCTGGCTGAGCTCGACAAGCGCATTGCGACGCTCGATCGCGAGATCGCACGCCGTGCAAAGGAGGACGAGGCGGCGCGGCGGCTGATGACCATCCCCGGCATTGGCCCGATTGCCGCCACGGCAATGCTCGCGCGCAAACCTCGCATGCAGAGGCGTCGGGGACGTAGGCGGATCGAAGGAGGGTATGGCACAACAGTCGGCGAGACGGGGCCGGAAGAACCAGTGACTGGCAGAGCGCCATCCAGGCGCGCAAAGCTGATATGGATCCGGTCTGCGAACTCCCATACGGGCCCGCAGCTATGGCGCTGCTCATCGAGGCCGGAACAGATGACAGCAACCGACTACGGGCCAACGTGCCCCGATTTACCGCTTGCATCCGAAGGGGCGTTCACAGAGGTCAGGCAGCAATCGGTCGGAAGCGGCTGA
- a CDS encoding oxidoreductase, producing the protein MSSNSTKTALVTGASSGIGRASAEALARAGFTVFGTSRNPSGDNPSGVSILACDVTKEASVASLVSEVLARTGRIDVLVNNAGLGLFGGAEESSAAQVQRLFDVNLFGVIRMINAVLPSMRARGEGRIINLSSAVGFVPAPYSAHYAASKFALEGYSESLDHEVRAFNVRVSLIEPGTVKGNFDQSALEPDTRMVEYDAARAWVHGFYKKALLTAVMPENVADAALLAATAPRQRLRYPVGKVAGQVRLLRRLMPARMFDKALRQQFGLPA; encoded by the coding sequence ATGTCCTCGAACTCCACAAAAACCGCTCTCGTGACCGGCGCCTCTTCCGGCATCGGTCGGGCAAGTGCCGAGGCCTTGGCGCGGGCCGGCTTCACCGTCTTCGGCACCAGCCGGAACCCGAGCGGCGACAACCCGAGCGGGGTTTCGATACTGGCGTGTGACGTGACGAAGGAAGCCTCTGTGGCTTCCCTCGTTTCGGAGGTACTGGCTCGCACCGGGCGTATCGACGTTCTCGTCAACAATGCCGGCCTGGGCCTGTTCGGGGGCGCCGAGGAGTCCTCGGCCGCGCAGGTTCAACGCCTGTTCGACGTCAATCTGTTCGGTGTCATCCGGATGATCAACGCGGTGTTGCCGTCGATGCGCGCGCGTGGAGAAGGGCGCATCATCAACCTGAGCAGCGCAGTTGGTTTCGTGCCGGCCCCGTACTCGGCACATTATGCCGCGAGCAAGTTCGCCCTCGAAGGCTATTCCGAATCGCTCGATCACGAAGTCCGCGCCTTCAACGTCCGCGTCTCGCTGATTGAGCCCGGCACCGTGAAAGGCAATTTCGACCAGAGCGCGTTGGAGCCCGACACCAGGATGGTGGAGTATGATGCAGCGCGCGCCTGGGTGCATGGCTTTTACAAAAAGGCGTTGCTGACGGCCGTTATGCCCGAAAACGTGGCGGATGCGGCGCTTCTGGCTGCCACGGCCCCGCGTCAGCGGCTGCGCTACCCCGTCGGAAAAGTGGCGGGTCAGGTCCGCCTGTTACGTCGACTTATGCCCGCCAGGATGTTCGACAAAGCCTTGCGCCAGCAGTTCGGCCTGCCGGCCTGA
- a CDS encoding response regulator transcription factor: protein MAHILVADDDDLLGELLRFKLEGAGHRVTIIGDGRSALDAALSGGYDLMVLDTMMPVLSGPEVLRALVQQKSRLPVVMLTARKGQDDVLDALSAGARDYLTKPFIPDELVARVNAILKTESARAATDG, encoded by the coding sequence GTGGCGCATATTCTGGTCGCGGACGACGACGATCTTCTGGGCGAGTTGCTTCGCTTCAAGCTTGAGGGCGCGGGACACCGGGTCACGATCATCGGCGACGGCCGCTCCGCGCTCGATGCGGCGCTATCGGGCGGGTACGACCTGATGGTGCTCGACACGATGATGCCAGTCCTCTCGGGTCCCGAAGTGTTGCGCGCGCTGGTTCAGCAGAAATCTCGCCTGCCCGTAGTGATGCTGACTGCCCGCAAAGGGCAGGACGACGTGCTCGACGCACTTTCCGCAGGCGCCCGCGACTATCTCACCAAGCCGTTTATTCCCGATGAGCTTGTCGCGCGGGTCAACGCCATCCTGAAGACCGAGAGCGCGCGTGCTGCGACGGACGGCTGA